A region from the Streptosporangium sp. NBC_01756 genome encodes:
- the argS gene encoding arginine--tRNA ligase: protein MTDPQLALTERVQQALAAAFGAEFSDADPLIRPSQFADYQANVAMSLSKRLRRAPREVAQEIAAHLTGEAAGAPGEPFPGTVEVSGPGFLNLTLSDAWIAAQAAEVLADPRSGVALSDSPQTIVVDYSAPNAAKEMHVGHLRTTIVGDALVRVHEHLGNRVIRQNHLGDWGTPFGMLIEHLLDIGEQAAVAQLEAGEGNAYYQAARAKFDSDPEFNSRARARVVTLQAEEPETMRLWHIFMDATVRYFNKVYAQLGVGLTDDDIAGESMYNHMLAQVCDELQERGIAVVSEGALCVFPPGYTGREGQPLPFMIRKSDGGYGYATTDMATIRYRVQDLKADRILYVIGATQALHMSMLFDSARMAGWLPDHVSAEHVQIGSVLGSDGKMFKTRSGESIKLLDLLDEAESRAAGVIRDSDYDEAERVEIAHAVGMGAVKYADLSVSHDSEYVFDFDRMLALTGNTGPYLQYAQARIRSIFRRGGVVPAEATGPIVLGHPAERALALQLLGFARAVEEMAEGSMPHKLAAYLFDTASAFTTFFENCPVLKDDVDPATRASRLALCGLTLRVMETGLGLLGVPVPERM, encoded by the coding sequence ATGACCGACCCGCAGCTCGCACTGACCGAGCGCGTCCAGCAGGCGCTGGCCGCCGCCTTCGGTGCGGAGTTCTCCGACGCAGACCCGCTGATCCGTCCCTCGCAGTTCGCCGACTACCAGGCGAACGTGGCGATGAGCCTGAGCAAGCGACTGCGCCGAGCCCCGCGGGAGGTCGCTCAGGAGATCGCCGCCCACCTCACCGGGGAGGCCGCGGGCGCACCCGGTGAGCCCTTCCCCGGCACGGTCGAGGTCAGCGGTCCGGGCTTCCTGAACCTCACGCTCTCCGACGCGTGGATCGCCGCCCAGGCCGCCGAAGTCCTGGCCGACCCGCGCAGCGGCGTCGCCCTGTCCGACTCGCCGCAGACCATCGTCGTCGACTACTCCGCGCCCAACGCGGCCAAGGAGATGCACGTCGGCCATCTGCGCACGACCATCGTCGGCGACGCCCTGGTCCGGGTCCACGAGCACCTCGGCAACAGGGTCATCCGGCAGAACCACCTGGGTGACTGGGGCACCCCGTTCGGCATGCTCATCGAGCACCTGCTGGACATCGGCGAGCAGGCCGCCGTCGCCCAACTCGAAGCCGGCGAGGGCAACGCCTACTACCAGGCCGCCCGGGCGAAGTTCGACAGCGACCCGGAGTTCAACAGCCGCGCCCGCGCACGGGTGGTGACGCTCCAGGCCGAGGAGCCGGAGACCATGCGCCTGTGGCACATCTTCATGGACGCCACGGTCCGCTACTTCAACAAGGTATACGCCCAGCTCGGCGTGGGGCTGACCGACGACGACATCGCCGGCGAGAGCATGTACAACCACATGCTCGCCCAGGTCTGCGACGAGCTGCAGGAGCGCGGGATCGCCGTCGTCAGCGAAGGGGCTCTCTGCGTCTTCCCGCCCGGCTACACCGGCCGCGAGGGCCAGCCGCTCCCCTTCATGATCCGCAAGAGCGACGGCGGGTACGGCTACGCCACCACCGACATGGCCACCATCCGCTACCGGGTCCAGGACCTGAAAGCCGACCGGATCCTCTACGTCATCGGGGCGACCCAGGCCCTGCACATGTCGATGCTGTTCGACTCCGCCAGGATGGCCGGCTGGCTGCCCGACCACGTCAGCGCCGAGCACGTCCAGATCGGCAGCGTGCTGGGCAGCGACGGCAAGATGTTCAAGACCCGGAGCGGTGAGTCGATCAAGCTGCTGGACCTCCTCGACGAGGCCGAGTCGCGGGCCGCCGGAGTGATCCGCGACAGTGACTACGACGAGGCCGAGCGCGTGGAGATCGCCCACGCCGTCGGCATGGGCGCGGTCAAGTACGCCGACCTGTCCGTCAGCCACGACAGCGAGTATGTCTTCGACTTCGATCGCATGCTCGCCCTGACCGGCAACACCGGCCCCTACCTGCAGTACGCCCAGGCCCGCATCCGCTCCATCTTCCGCAGGGGCGGGGTCGTCCCCGCCGAGGCGACCGGCCCGATCGTCCTCGGTCATCCGGCCGAGCGCGCCCTGGCCCTGCAACTCCTCGGGTTCGCCCGGGCGGTGGAGGAGATGGCGGAGGGGTCGATGCCGCACAAGCTCGCCGCCTATCTCTTCGACACCGCGAGCGCCTTCACCACGTTCTTCGAGAACTGTCCCGTTCTGAAGGACGACGTCGACCCGGCCACACGCGCCTCCCGGCTCGCCCTGTGCGGGCTCACCCTGCGTGTGATGGAGACCGGCCTGGGTCTGCTCGGCGTCCCGGTCCCCGAACGCATGTGA
- a CDS encoding cell division protein SepF — MGAVRKVATYLGLGGAEDYDESYEYEDGVEGEDEDWQPASERAAKRWRSMSEPSRIVMLTPRKYNDAPIIGRHFREGQTVIMDVNVMSTAEATRMVDFAAGLAYGCEGRIERIAEKVFLLAPADVEITNG, encoded by the coding sequence ATGGGGGCAGTGCGCAAGGTGGCGACCTACCTTGGCCTGGGTGGAGCAGAGGATTACGACGAGTCCTATGAGTATGAGGACGGCGTCGAGGGTGAGGATGAGGACTGGCAGCCGGCTTCGGAGCGCGCGGCCAAGCGCTGGCGTTCGATGAGCGAGCCGTCGCGGATCGTGATGCTGACGCCGAGGAAGTACAACGACGCTCCGATCATCGGACGGCACTTCCGCGAGGGCCAGACCGTCATCATGGACGTCAACGTCATGAGCACCGCCGAAGCCACACGGATGGTCGACTTCGCCGCAGGCCTGGCCTATGGCTGTGAAGGCCGCATCGAGCGCATCGCGGAGAAGGTGTTCCTGCTGGCCCCCGCCGACGTGGAGATCACGAACGGCTGA
- a CDS encoding PhzF family phenazine biosynthesis protein: MRIYVVDSFTDQFSKGNPAGVCILDNPVTDAWMQSVAAEMKHSETAFLLEGEDGKPYSLRWFTPAVEVALCGHATLAAAHVLYSTGSAPETLEFSTKSGILTVTRDGTGLITMNFPAGTLEEVSPPDGLTEALGVDPLWVGKNVWDYLLEVESEETVLGLSPDFLALEKVDARGVIVTARASRLGVDYVSRFFAPRVGVPEDPVTGSAHCSLAPYWSGKLGSDSLVGAQISSRGGVIHTTMRDDRVDLAGHAVTVLSGELHI; encoded by the coding sequence ATGCGCATCTATGTGGTCGATTCATTTACTGATCAGTTTTCCAAGGGTAACCCTGCGGGGGTCTGCATACTCGACAATCCGGTTACAGATGCCTGGATGCAGTCCGTCGCAGCGGAGATGAAGCACTCCGAGACGGCCTTCCTGCTGGAAGGAGAAGACGGCAAGCCGTATTCGCTCCGTTGGTTCACGCCGGCGGTCGAGGTGGCCCTGTGCGGGCACGCGACCTTGGCCGCAGCGCATGTCCTCTATTCCACAGGATCAGCCCCCGAAACCCTTGAATTCTCAACAAAAAGCGGGATCCTCACTGTGACCAGGGACGGAACGGGTCTGATCACCATGAACTTCCCGGCCGGCACCCTCGAAGAGGTGAGTCCGCCGGACGGCCTGACGGAGGCACTCGGGGTCGATCCGCTCTGGGTCGGCAAGAACGTGTGGGACTACCTCCTGGAGGTGGAGTCCGAAGAGACCGTGCTCGGCCTGTCCCCTGATTTCCTCGCCCTGGAGAAGGTGGACGCGCGAGGAGTGATCGTAACGGCTCGGGCGTCACGCCTGGGTGTCGACTACGTCTCACGGTTCTTCGCCCCCAGAGTGGGTGTCCCTGAGGACCCGGTGACCGGATCCGCCCACTGCTCTCTGGCTCCTTACTGGAGCGGCAAGCTCGGCTCGGATTCCCTTGTCGGAGCCCAGATCTCCTCTCGGGGCGGCGTAATACACACGACCATGCGAGACGATCGAGTCGATCTGGCCGGACACGCGGTGACCGTGCTCTCAGGCGAACTCCATATCTGA
- a CDS encoding S9 family peptidase produces MSSQTPPTAKKVPSDRVHHGDTVVDDYAWLTVKDDPETIAYLEAENAYTQQATAHLKPLQETIFQEIKGRTLETDLSVPTRKNGWWYYSRTEEGKQYGIQCRVAADGETPPELKADESLPGEQVLLDGNELAGESDFFSVGTSAVSPDGTLLAYSVNFTGDERFTLKVKDLTTGETLPDEIPGIFYGGAWAADGTTFFYTTVDEAWRPNRVHRHTIGTASEDDVVVHEEDDERFWVGIGLSRSERYLVLSAGSKITSEVRILEADDPTGEFRVVRPREIGVEYGVDHAGDHFLILHNRNAENFELATAPLDAPGDWTPLIEHREDTRLLDVDAFAGHTVVHFRREGLTGIRILPENRGDAEGAEPYEISFPEPIYDATPSGNPEFTTGRLRLGYTSMVTPPSVYDYDLRTRELILLKQKVVLGDYDPADYEQFREWATAADGTRVPISIVRRKNTEQPAPTVLYGYGSYEISIDPSFSVARLSLLDRGFVFAVAHIRGGGEMGRRWYEDGKFQKKKNTFTDFVAVAEHLKAEGWSSTVIARGGSAGGLLMGAVANLAPETFAGVVAEVPFVDALNTILDPSLPLTVIEWDEWGDPLHDADVYAYMKSYSPYENVDRRVYPPILAITSLNDTRVFYHEPAKWIAKLRDTASGGPFLLKTEMGAGHGGRSGRYDSWREEALTLSWILDTAKVV; encoded by the coding sequence GTGAGCAGCCAGACGCCGCCTACGGCGAAGAAGGTTCCCAGCGATCGCGTGCACCACGGGGACACCGTGGTCGATGACTACGCGTGGCTGACGGTCAAGGACGATCCCGAGACGATCGCCTACCTGGAGGCGGAGAACGCCTACACGCAGCAGGCGACCGCCCATCTCAAGCCCCTGCAGGAAACGATCTTTCAGGAGATCAAGGGCCGGACTCTGGAGACGGACCTGTCGGTCCCCACCCGCAAGAACGGCTGGTGGTACTACTCCAGGACCGAGGAGGGCAAGCAGTACGGCATCCAGTGCCGGGTGGCGGCCGACGGAGAGACACCTCCTGAGCTCAAGGCGGACGAGTCGCTTCCGGGCGAGCAGGTCCTGCTCGACGGGAACGAGCTGGCCGGGGAGAGCGACTTCTTCTCCGTGGGCACCAGCGCGGTCAGCCCTGACGGCACCCTGCTGGCCTACTCCGTCAACTTCACCGGCGACGAGCGGTTCACCCTGAAGGTGAAGGACCTCACCACCGGTGAGACGCTCCCCGACGAGATCCCCGGCATCTTCTACGGCGGAGCCTGGGCGGCCGACGGCACGACGTTCTTCTACACGACCGTCGACGAGGCATGGCGGCCCAACCGGGTCCACCGGCACACGATCGGCACCGCGTCCGAGGACGACGTCGTCGTCCACGAGGAGGACGACGAGCGTTTCTGGGTCGGCATCGGGCTCAGCCGCAGCGAGCGCTACCTCGTGCTCTCGGCCGGAAGCAAGATCACGAGTGAGGTCCGCATCCTTGAGGCGGACGACCCGACGGGTGAGTTCCGCGTCGTGCGCCCGCGCGAGATCGGCGTGGAGTACGGCGTCGACCACGCCGGCGACCACTTCCTCATCCTGCACAACCGGAACGCGGAGAACTTCGAACTCGCCACCGCGCCGCTCGACGCGCCCGGCGACTGGACTCCGCTGATCGAGCACCGCGAGGACACCCGGCTGCTGGACGTGGACGCCTTCGCCGGCCACACCGTCGTGCACTTCCGCCGCGAGGGTCTCACCGGGATCCGCATCCTTCCGGAGAACCGGGGGGACGCCGAGGGGGCCGAGCCGTATGAGATCTCCTTCCCGGAGCCGATCTACGACGCCACGCCGTCGGGCAACCCGGAGTTCACCACCGGGCGGCTCCGTCTCGGCTACACCAGCATGGTCACTCCCCCCTCGGTCTACGACTACGACCTGCGGACGCGCGAGCTGATCCTGCTGAAGCAGAAGGTCGTGCTCGGTGACTACGACCCGGCCGACTACGAGCAGTTCCGCGAGTGGGCCACCGCCGCCGACGGCACCCGCGTCCCCATCTCCATCGTGCGCAGGAAGAACACCGAGCAGCCCGCGCCCACCGTGCTGTACGGCTACGGCAGCTATGAGATCTCGATCGACCCGTCGTTCTCGGTGGCCCGGCTCAGCCTGCTGGACCGGGGCTTCGTCTTCGCCGTCGCGCACATCAGGGGAGGCGGCGAGATGGGTCGCCGCTGGTACGAGGACGGCAAGTTCCAGAAGAAGAAGAACACCTTCACCGACTTCGTCGCCGTCGCCGAGCACCTCAAGGCGGAAGGCTGGTCGAGCACCGTCATCGCCCGGGGCGGCTCGGCGGGCGGGCTGCTGATGGGCGCGGTCGCCAACCTCGCCCCGGAGACCTTCGCGGGGGTGGTCGCCGAGGTGCCGTTCGTGGACGCGTTGAACACGATCCTCGACCCCTCGCTGCCGCTGACCGTCATCGAGTGGGACGAGTGGGGCGATCCGCTGCACGACGCGGACGTGTACGCGTACATGAAGTCCTACTCGCCCTACGAGAACGTCGATCGGCGGGTCTACCCGCCGATCCTCGCCATCACCAGTCTCAACGACACGCGCGTCTTCTACCACGAGCCCGCCAAGTGGATCGCGAAGCTTCGCGACACCGCGAGCGGCGGGCCGTTCCTTCTCAAGACGGAGATGGGCGCGGGACACGGCGGCCGGAGCGGCCGGTACGACTCCTGGCGTGAGGAAGCCCTCACTCTCTCCTGGATCCTCGACACGGCCAAGGTGGTCTGA
- the mgrA gene encoding L-glyceraldehyde 3-phosphate reductase, producing the protein MSYLATDDRYDGRQPYNRVGRSGLRLPAVSLGLWHNFGDDRSFDTQRAILRRAFDLGVTHFDLANNYGPPAGSAETNFGRHLRDDFARYRDELVISTKAGYDMWPGPYGEWGSRKYLLSSLDQSLKRMGLDYVDIFYSHRFDPDTPLEETMGALDHAVRSGRALYAGISSYSPEHTAEAARILREMGTPLLIHQPSYSMVNRWIEGGLLDVLEEEGAGCIAFSPLAQGMLTDRYLDGVPEGSRASQGRFLTREMLSEENMRHIRTLNGIAEGRGQSLAQMALAWALRDRRVTSVLIGASSVRQLEDSLGAVRNLSFTDEELETIDKDAVEAGINIWSRSSDA; encoded by the coding sequence ATGTCCTACCTCGCAACGGACGACCGGTACGACGGGCGGCAGCCGTACAACAGGGTCGGCAGGAGCGGGCTGCGGCTTCCGGCGGTCTCGCTGGGGCTCTGGCACAACTTCGGCGACGACCGGTCCTTCGACACCCAGCGGGCGATCCTCAGGAGGGCCTTCGACCTGGGGGTGACCCACTTCGACCTGGCCAACAACTACGGCCCGCCGGCCGGCTCGGCCGAGACCAACTTCGGCCGGCACCTCCGGGACGACTTCGCCCGGTACCGCGACGAGCTGGTGATCTCCACCAAGGCCGGATACGACATGTGGCCCGGGCCGTACGGCGAGTGGGGGTCGCGCAAATACCTGCTGTCCAGTCTGGACCAGTCGCTGAAGCGGATGGGGCTGGACTACGTCGACATCTTCTACAGCCACCGGTTCGACCCGGACACGCCGCTGGAGGAGACGATGGGCGCGCTGGACCACGCGGTCCGGTCGGGCCGGGCCCTGTACGCGGGCATCTCGTCCTACTCCCCGGAGCACACCGCCGAGGCGGCCCGGATCCTGCGCGAGATGGGCACGCCGCTCCTGATCCACCAGCCGTCCTACTCGATGGTGAACCGGTGGATCGAGGGCGGCCTGCTGGACGTGCTGGAGGAGGAGGGCGCGGGATGCATCGCGTTCTCCCCGCTGGCGCAGGGCATGCTGACCGACCGCTACCTCGACGGCGTCCCGGAGGGGTCGCGGGCCTCGCAGGGGCGCTTCCTCACCCGGGAGATGCTCTCCGAGGAGAACATGCGGCACATCCGCACGCTCAACGGGATCGCGGAGGGCCGCGGTCAGTCGCTGGCGCAGATGGCGCTGGCGTGGGCGCTGCGCGACCGGCGGGTCACCTCGGTGCTCATCGGCGCGAGCAGCGTCCGGCAGCTGGAGGACAGCCTCGGCGCGGTGCGGAACCTGTCCTTCACCGACGAGGAGCTGGAGACGATCGACAAGGACGCGGTCGAGGCGGGCATCAACATCTGGTCCCGGTCCAGCGACGCCTGA
- a CDS encoding lysylphosphatidylglycerol synthase transmembrane domain-containing protein, whose translation MTKIKESGKVAAFDDPGPSTGDGSAVLVVEPLLPQRIRRPSDLLRFLATLLMLAAVVLLALVAKKTLNGLEADVIDGTNRVPFLLSGLVGVLSGAAMLGVPAAYAIERVLHRDGLRVAEGLFAAITGMVLSFALGEWILNAGPDDLRLLLTGGRRGVEPLNTLLTSIIAYVTAVRISRRPTWRAALWIAVALNAIALFAATAATILGIVVSILVGLAVGYATLYGVGSPNTRPPGSAIVAAVAKLGFVPVRARRLDDDHQSSRRYAIGLKDGSRLDVTVLDRDRQVAGLLYRLWRRIRLNTETRRRAIRSLRAELEREALMAYAAQAAGASTPRLVGTSEIGTDAALLAYEHTDTRALDDIPDNEIDDDLLAQIWEQVLLLQVQRLAHRRLTGDSIHVDDEGRVILMDARSGEIAAGDLLLRLDIAQLLTYLSLRVGAERAVRAAATVTGPDMLAGALPLLQRIALTRETRSALSRDKELLTEIRERIVELKPKVEADEVRLERFRPRTLITIIASAFAAYFLVYYITQINLNMISSAKWGWTGVALVAAMMSYVAAALMLRGFVPEKLPLGRTVLVQFAGSFVKLVAPAAVSGVAINTRYLQKRGIPPGQAVASVGASQLIGLGFHIMLLLLFAYITGSSAASSFTPSRTLVSVLLAVAVLTLVAVSIPRLRRMVTARIRSLFSGVIPRLLDVLQAPRKIIEGFSGTLLLTIFFVVCLDASVRAFGGSLSFAAVAIVFLAGNAIGSAAPTPGGLGAVEAALIGGLTISGLPGEVATSAVLLFRLLTFWLPVLPGWASFTYLQRNEAL comes from the coding sequence GTGACGAAAATCAAGGAAAGCGGCAAAGTGGCGGCCTTCGACGACCCAGGACCGTCGACGGGCGACGGTTCCGCCGTGCTCGTCGTCGAGCCCCTGCTCCCCCAGCGGATCCGGCGGCCCTCCGACCTGCTGCGCTTCCTGGCCACCCTGCTCATGCTGGCGGCCGTGGTGCTGCTCGCGCTCGTCGCGAAGAAGACCCTCAACGGTCTCGAAGCCGACGTCATCGACGGCACGAACCGGGTTCCGTTCCTGCTCAGCGGCCTGGTCGGAGTGTTGAGCGGGGCGGCCATGCTGGGCGTTCCCGCCGCCTACGCGATCGAGCGGGTGCTCCACCGCGACGGCCTCCGGGTGGCCGAGGGCCTGTTCGCGGCCATCACCGGGATGGTGCTGTCCTTCGCGCTCGGAGAGTGGATCCTCAACGCCGGCCCCGACGACCTCCGTCTCCTGCTGACCGGCGGCCGCAGAGGGGTCGAACCCCTCAACACTCTGCTCACCTCGATCATCGCCTACGTCACGGCCGTCCGGATATCCCGCAGGCCCACCTGGCGGGCGGCCCTGTGGATCGCGGTCGCACTCAACGCGATCGCCCTCTTCGCCGCGACGGCCGCCACCATCCTCGGCATCGTCGTCTCCATCCTGGTGGGCCTGGCCGTCGGCTACGCCACGCTGTACGGCGTGGGCAGCCCCAACACCCGACCGCCGGGCAGCGCGATCGTCGCGGCGGTCGCCAAACTGGGTTTCGTTCCGGTGCGGGCCCGCCGGCTCGACGACGACCACCAGAGCAGCCGGCGATACGCCATCGGCCTCAAGGACGGCAGCCGCCTCGACGTCACCGTCCTCGACCGTGACCGCCAGGTCGCCGGGCTGCTCTACCGCCTCTGGCGGCGGATCCGGCTCAACACCGAGACCCGTCGCCGGGCCATCCGCTCCCTCCGCGCCGAGTTGGAGCGTGAGGCGCTGATGGCGTACGCCGCGCAGGCCGCCGGGGCCAGCACCCCCCGGCTCGTCGGCACCAGCGAGATCGGCACCGACGCCGCGCTGCTCGCCTACGAGCACACCGACACCCGCGCACTCGACGACATCCCCGACAACGAGATCGACGACGACCTGCTCGCCCAGATCTGGGAGCAGGTGCTGCTCCTGCAGGTCCAGCGGCTCGCGCACCGGCGCCTGACCGGTGACAGCATCCACGTCGACGACGAGGGCCGCGTCATCCTCATGGACGCCCGCAGCGGAGAGATCGCCGCCGGCGACCTCCTGCTCCGCCTCGACATCGCCCAGCTGCTCACCTACCTCAGCCTGCGCGTCGGCGCCGAGCGCGCGGTCCGCGCGGCCGCGACCGTCACCGGCCCGGACATGCTGGCCGGTGCTCTCCCGCTGCTCCAGCGGATCGCGCTCACCCGCGAGACCAGGTCCGCGCTCAGCAGGGACAAGGAGCTCCTGACCGAGATCCGCGAGCGGATCGTCGAGCTCAAGCCCAAGGTCGAGGCCGACGAGGTCCGGCTGGAGCGCTTCCGCCCCCGGACCCTCATCACCATCATCGCCAGCGCCTTCGCCGCGTACTTCCTGGTCTACTACATCACCCAGATCAACCTGAACATGATCAGTTCGGCCAAGTGGGGCTGGACCGGTGTGGCGCTGGTCGCCGCGATGATGAGCTACGTCGCCGCCGCGCTGATGCTGCGGGGCTTCGTGCCGGAGAAGCTCCCGCTGGGCCGTACCGTGCTCGTCCAGTTCGCCGGGTCGTTCGTGAAGCTGGTCGCCCCGGCGGCGGTCAGCGGTGTCGCGATCAACACCCGCTACCTGCAGAAACGCGGCATCCCCCCAGGGCAGGCGGTGGCCAGCGTGGGCGCCTCCCAGCTGATCGGCCTGGGCTTCCACATCATGCTGCTCCTGCTGTTCGCCTACATCACCGGTTCCAGCGCGGCCTCGTCGTTCACCCCGTCGCGCACGCTGGTGTCCGTCCTGCTGGCCGTGGCCGTGCTGACCCTGGTCGCGGTGAGCATCCCCCGCCTGCGCCGGATGGTCACCGCGCGCATCCGGTCGCTGTTCTCCGGGGTGATCCCGCGTCTGCTGGACGTGCTCCAGGCGCCTCGCAAGATCATTGAAGGCTTCTCCGGCACCCTGCTGCTGACCATCTTCTTCGTGGTCTGCCTCGATGCCAGCGTCCGCGCCTTCGGCGGTTCCCTTAGCTTCGCCGCCGTCGCCATCGTCTTCCTCGCCGGCAACGCCATCGGCTCCGCCGCCCCCACCCCCGGCGGCCTCGGCGCGGTGGAGGCCGCCCTCATCGGCGGCCTCACCATCTCCGGCCTCCCCGGCGAGGTCGCCACCTCCGCCGTGCTGCTGTTCCGGCTGCTCACCTTCTGGCTGCCGGTCCTGCCCGGCTGGGCCTCGTTCACCTACCTGCAGCGGAACGAGGCCCTGTGA
- a CDS encoding M28 family metallopeptidase, whose protein sequence is MRIRAYRGLVAAVAAASAVTLPMISVMPAAADPDPAAFSASIKVPAVRGHLEKLQQIADVSGGIRASGNPGHEASVTYVADRLRAAGYQVTLQEFEFPYFRELTPSVLNGVSPGGRTYTRDTDFAVMTYSGSGNVTAPVQGVDLVLPPSPVPNYSTSGCEASDFAGFTAGNIALLQRGTCDFQVKAGLAQAAGASGVIIFNEGQPGAGLNDRRTLLTGTLNAPTMTIPVVGATFAVGAELAATGAAVTLTTDTEGDPHRRTRNVLAESRWGDPGKVVMLGAHLDSVTKGPGINDNGSGSAAVLETALKAGALPTRNRLRFAFWGAEELGLLGSRHYVATLSPEEKAKIRLYLNFDMIASPNYTLGIYDGDNSDAAGAPAGPAGSDTIEKLFESYYRSIGRPYTSTDFTGRSDYGPFIAVGIPAGGLFTGAEGIKTAEEAARFGGQAGVAYDRCYHQACDTIANVNDEALAINAGAVATAAFVYAYSDTLPGGGTPTSTWQGIGGGGLRHDHDGVSR, encoded by the coding sequence ATGCGCATACGTGCTTACCGGGGCCTGGTTGCGGCGGTCGCCGCCGCTTCCGCCGTGACTTTGCCGATGATCTCCGTCATGCCCGCCGCCGCCGACCCGGATCCCGCGGCGTTCAGCGCGTCGATCAAGGTTCCGGCGGTCAGAGGGCACCTGGAGAAACTCCAGCAGATCGCCGATGTCAGCGGCGGCATCCGCGCCTCGGGAAACCCGGGCCATGAGGCTTCGGTCACCTACGTGGCCGACCGGCTGCGGGCTGCGGGCTACCAGGTCACCCTGCAGGAGTTCGAGTTCCCGTACTTCCGCGAGCTCACCCCCTCCGTGCTCAACGGGGTCTCGCCCGGCGGCAGGACCTACACGCGCGACACGGATTTCGCGGTCATGACCTACTCCGGTTCGGGGAACGTCACGGCCCCCGTGCAGGGCGTGGACCTGGTCCTGCCGCCGAGCCCGGTACCCAACTACTCCACCTCCGGCTGCGAGGCGAGCGACTTCGCCGGGTTCACCGCGGGCAACATCGCGCTGCTCCAGCGGGGAACCTGCGACTTCCAGGTCAAGGCCGGGCTCGCCCAGGCGGCCGGCGCCTCCGGTGTGATCATTTTCAACGAGGGCCAGCCGGGCGCGGGTCTCAACGACCGCCGGACCCTGCTGACCGGCACGCTCAACGCGCCCACCATGACCATCCCCGTCGTGGGTGCCACCTTCGCCGTCGGCGCCGAGCTGGCGGCGACCGGGGCGGCGGTGACACTCACCACCGACACCGAGGGCGACCCCCACCGCAGGACACGCAACGTGCTGGCCGAGAGCCGCTGGGGCGACCCCGGCAAGGTCGTCATGCTCGGTGCGCACCTGGACAGCGTCACCAAGGGCCCGGGGATCAACGACAACGGCTCCGGCAGCGCGGCCGTCCTGGAGACGGCGCTGAAGGCCGGCGCCCTGCCGACGAGGAACAGGCTCAGGTTCGCCTTCTGGGGTGCCGAGGAGCTGGGTCTGCTCGGCTCCCGGCACTACGTGGCGACCCTCTCCCCGGAGGAGAAGGCGAAGATCAGGCTGTACCTGAACTTCGACATGATCGCCTCGCCGAACTACACGCTCGGGATCTACGACGGGGACAACTCCGACGCGGCCGGCGCTCCGGCGGGGCCCGCGGGCTCGGACACGATCGAGAAGCTCTTCGAGTCGTACTACAGGTCCATCGGCCGGCCCTACACCAGCACCGACTTCACCGGCCGCTCGGACTACGGCCCCTTCATCGCGGTCGGCATCCCCGCGGGCGGCCTGTTCACCGGCGCCGAGGGCATCAAGACCGCCGAGGAGGCCGCGAGGTTCGGCGGTCAGGCCGGGGTCGCCTACGACAGGTGCTACCACCAGGCGTGCGACACCATCGCCAACGTCAACGACGAGGCACTGGCGATCAACGCCGGCGCGGTCGCGACGGCGGCGTTCGTCTACGCCTACAGCGACACCCTGCCGGGCGGCGGCACCCCCACCTCCACCTGGCAGGGGATCGGCGGCGGCGGCCTCCGGCACGACCACGACGGCGTCTCCAGGTAG